One stretch of Pedobacter riviphilus DNA includes these proteins:
- a CDS encoding pyridoxal phosphate-dependent aminotransferase gives MPKISQKGVQMPASPIRKLTPFADQAKKDGKKVFHLNIGQPDIETPEGMLNAIKNIDFNVWAYTPSEGTLAYRLKLTEYYNKLGYNITPENILVTVGGSEAITIAMQTCVNEGDEIIIPEPFYANYNGFACMSNVVVKPILSYIENGFALPPIAEFEKLITEKTKAIIICNPNNPTGYLYSRAELEALKTLCVKYDLFLFSDEAYREFCYDGREFISPMHLDGLDENVVIMDTVSKRYSACGARLGCLITKNKDVIASGLKFAQARLSPGMVEQIAGAAAVDTPDSYFEKVNTEYTLRRDTLVGRLNHIEGVFCPNPGGAFYVVAKFPIDDADKFCQWILEDFSHNNQTVMMAPATGFYSTPGSGKNEVRMAYVLNTDDLNAAMDCLEIALKQYPGRIG, from the coding sequence ATGCCAAAAATTTCACAAAAAGGTGTGCAGATGCCTGCATCGCCAATCAGAAAGTTAACTCCATTTGCAGATCAAGCTAAAAAAGATGGTAAAAAAGTTTTCCATTTAAATATTGGTCAACCAGATATAGAAACGCCAGAAGGAATGTTAAACGCCATCAAAAACATTGATTTTAATGTTTGGGCCTACACTCCATCAGAAGGTACACTTGCATACCGTTTAAAACTTACCGAGTACTACAATAAACTAGGCTACAATATTACACCAGAAAATATATTGGTAACAGTTGGTGGCTCTGAAGCCATTACCATAGCCATGCAAACCTGTGTAAACGAGGGCGATGAAATTATCATTCCGGAACCTTTTTATGCCAATTACAATGGCTTCGCCTGTATGAGCAATGTGGTTGTAAAACCAATACTTTCTTATATTGAAAATGGTTTTGCATTACCACCGATTGCCGAATTCGAAAAATTGATTACTGAAAAAACCAAGGCGATTATTATCTGTAATCCCAACAATCCTACTGGTTATTTGTATTCAAGAGCAGAATTAGAGGCTTTAAAAACACTTTGCGTTAAATACGATCTATTTTTATTCTCAGATGAAGCTTATCGCGAATTCTGTTATGATGGAAGGGAATTTATCTCGCCCATGCACTTGGACGGCTTAGATGAAAATGTTGTTATTATGGATACGGTTTCTAAACGTTACAGCGCTTGTGGTGCACGTTTAGGCTGTTTAATTACCAAAAATAAAGACGTTATTGCATCAGGGTTAAAATTTGCACAGGCAAGATTAAGCCCAGGTATGGTTGAACAAATTGCCGGTGCCGCAGCTGTAGATACGCCAGATAGTTATTTTGAAAAAGTAAATACTGAATATACTTTACGCCGTGATACTTTGGTTGGCCGGTTAAATCATATTGAAGGCGTTTTCTGTCCTAATCCAGGTGGTGCATTTTATGTAGTAGCAAAATTCCCTATTGATGATGCCGATAAATTCTGTCAGTGGATTTTAGAGGACTTTAGCCACAATAACCAAACGGTAATGATGGCGCCGGCAACCGGGTTCTACTCTACCCCTGGTTCTGGTAAAAACGAGGTTCGTATGGCATATGTATTAAATACCGACGATTTAAATGCTGCTATGGACTGTTTGGAAATAGCATTGAAGCAATATCCAGGAAGAATAGGTTAA
- a CDS encoding helix-turn-helix domain-containing protein, with amino-acid sequence MISEKEKIVLKKFGQHLKSLKEKQKLSYREFYKRSGVNTGDIIKYENGETSPSFITIMRLAIGLKIHPTALLDFNFGIDFSAGLE; translated from the coding sequence ATGATTAGTGAGAAAGAAAAAATAGTCCTGAAAAAATTCGGTCAGCATTTAAAATCGTTAAAGGAGAAACAGAAACTTTCTTATCGTGAATTTTATAAGAGAAGTGGAGTTAATACCGGAGATATTATTAAATATGAAAATGGAGAAACCAGCCCAAGTTTTATTACAATAATGAGATTGGCAATAGGTTTAAAAATCCATCCAACAGCACTTCTTGATTTTAATTTTGGAATAGACTTTAGCGCTGGGCTGGAATAG
- a CDS encoding phosphatase PAP2 family protein, with amino-acid sequence MRTIKRLTELNYYFFTAMSILLLALIFNFSFSKIDGFLIFNWFHPTWLDIFFKYVTNLGDGLISILAAAILLAFRKKKKAITVALAYIYSGLLIQIAKRIFHMPRPKYFFEQTLFQYTHFVDGVKMHDQNSFPSGHTASAFALATVLVLVFRKKKISPYCLFFAFLIGYSRIYLAQHFLIDVFFGAITGIICAVVSYHQVYDLQLFRSAKLNRRYKQLKITNQANPI; translated from the coding sequence ATGCGCACGATAAAAAGATTGACTGAACTCAATTACTATTTCTTTACTGCAATGTCAATACTTCTGTTGGCACTCATCTTTAATTTTAGCTTTTCTAAAATAGATGGCTTCCTCATTTTTAACTGGTTTCATCCAACCTGGCTGGATATTTTTTTTAAGTATGTTACTAATCTCGGAGATGGCTTAATCAGCATTCTGGCTGCGGCTATTCTGCTAGCATTTCGGAAAAAGAAAAAAGCAATTACTGTGGCTCTTGCTTATATTTATTCGGGACTGCTTATCCAGATCGCAAAAAGGATATTCCACATGCCACGGCCGAAATATTTTTTCGAGCAAACTTTATTTCAGTATACTCATTTTGTTGATGGGGTAAAAATGCATGATCAAAATTCTTTTCCTTCAGGTCATACCGCATCTGCTTTTGCCTTGGCCACAGTATTGGTTTTGGTTTTCAGGAAAAAGAAAATCTCTCCTTATTGTTTATTTTTCGCATTTTTAATCGGTTATTCACGCATATACCTGGCACAACATTTTCTTATTGATGTATTTTTTGGTGCAATAACCGGTATAATCTGCGCAGTGGTGAGCTATCATCAAGTATACGATCTTCAACTTTTCAGATCGGCTAAGCTAAACAGAAGATATAAACAGCTTAAAATTACCAATCAGGCTAACCCCATTTAA
- a CDS encoding ArnT family glycosyltransferase, with the protein MKEIPVKLWLFIMVMTVIKVIIASTIALGNDEVYYWTYALNLEWSYFDHPPFVAWLIRTTTANLYIHNELAVRLGAIISSTIGTIIVYKIGKLLLNNRVGWWAVLLYSSSFYCSIIAGTFILPDGPQMVFWLWSIFLLLKITKSVHQGLPTLSLWCWFGVATGLCMMCKIHGVYLWVAVVLFALFSNRKLMAQKGMYFSALISLIMVSPFIIWNIQHHFITYTYHSNRVSLFHAGINPLAFAREISGQIFYNNPIVFFLAWIAVFSFIKTKHHLKSEIQLLLYCALPLIATLVFLSIFRDTLPHWSGPAYSCLIFLSALKLESFTLSKVKAIIAASMLFFLFVVSAGLIAINFYKGTLSPQKDPMHLGTGDPTLDLYGWKETGRIVDSVYHADNKLSQRNKTVRTIVITKWFPAAHLDFYVCIRTGLQTYGLGEIFDLHQYYWSNQNKQKLSVGDNAYYIVPSNLYDENSINFIKSQFKNCKPPIIAPVFRNGVICKNILLFRLNGYKR; encoded by the coding sequence GTGAAAGAAATACCTGTTAAACTTTGGCTTTTTATAATGGTTATGACTGTGATCAAAGTGATCATAGCCTCAACAATTGCCCTTGGAAACGACGAGGTATATTATTGGACATATGCTTTAAATCTGGAATGGAGTTATTTTGATCACCCTCCATTTGTGGCGTGGTTAATTAGAACAACAACTGCAAATTTATATATCCACAACGAATTAGCGGTTCGGCTAGGTGCCATAATATCATCCACAATAGGTACAATAATTGTATATAAAATAGGTAAATTACTCCTTAATAACCGTGTTGGCTGGTGGGCTGTTTTGCTTTATTCTTCGTCTTTTTACTGCAGCATTATTGCGGGGACATTTATTTTGCCAGATGGCCCTCAAATGGTTTTCTGGTTGTGGAGTATCTTTTTGCTGCTTAAAATTACCAAATCTGTTCACCAGGGTTTACCCACATTAAGTCTCTGGTGCTGGTTCGGGGTGGCAACAGGTCTTTGTATGATGTGTAAAATTCATGGTGTCTACCTGTGGGTGGCCGTTGTACTGTTCGCTCTGTTTAGCAATAGAAAATTGATGGCGCAAAAAGGCATGTATTTTTCTGCCTTAATTAGTTTAATTATGGTATCTCCATTCATCATCTGGAATATCCAGCATCATTTCATCACCTATACCTATCACAGTAACCGGGTTAGCCTGTTCCATGCTGGCATAAATCCATTGGCTTTCGCCAGAGAAATCAGCGGCCAAATATTTTACAACAATCCTATTGTTTTTTTTCTGGCATGGATTGCAGTTTTTAGCTTCATCAAAACCAAACACCATCTTAAAAGCGAAATACAGCTGCTATTATATTGTGCGCTACCACTTATTGCTACGCTGGTTTTTCTTTCCATTTTTAGAGATACATTGCCGCATTGGTCTGGCCCAGCCTATAGCTGTTTAATATTTCTCTCGGCATTGAAACTGGAGTCTTTTACCTTATCAAAAGTAAAAGCCATTATTGCTGCTAGTATGCTGTTTTTCTTGTTCGTAGTAAGTGCAGGTCTTATCGCAATTAATTTTTACAAGGGCACACTTTCACCGCAAAAAGACCCCATGCATTTAGGCACGGGCGATCCCACCTTAGATTTATACGGCTGGAAAGAGACTGGAAGAATAGTTGACTCTGTTTACCATGCAGATAATAAATTATCGCAAAGGAATAAGACAGTCAGAACTATTGTGATTACAAAGTGGTTTCCTGCAGCACATTTAGATTTTTATGTTTGCATCAGAACTGGTCTGCAAACCTATGGCCTTGGAGAAATATTCGATCTTCACCAGTATTATTGGTCGAACCAAAACAAACAGAAATTATCTGTTGGCGACAACGCATATTACATTGTCCCTTCTAATCTTTACGATGAAAACAGTATAAATTTTATCAAATCTCAATTTAAAAATTGCAAACCACCAATTATTGCACCTGTTTTCAGAAACGGTGTTATTTGCAAAAACATCTTATTATTTAGGTTAAATGGCTATAAAAGATAG
- a CDS encoding alpha/beta hydrolase gives MIPNNKVYPLSILFLTLLFSSLSSVGQIVLHDKKFHVDTKIFSQTDSGALKLDIYYSGKITETKPTVLFVFGGGFVMGRRDSKLFDQYFNALIAHDYKVVSVDYRLGLKGKKFPSPFNTSNLKAAIDTATADVFDATAYLIKNAKELGIDTAMIILSGSSAGAITALHADYNKRNATALSAKLPPHFQYKGVISFAGAILSYHGAPKYAITPAPTMLFHGTADKLVPYNKVRLLNRGFFGSKYLARTFSKNGYPYYFQYVQNMGHEIAGSPMVENLPDILWFIENYIIKQKRYFMEVDFKDADKKPTFSIPPALKKR, from the coding sequence ATGATACCCAATAACAAAGTATATCCGCTAAGCATACTGTTCCTGACGCTTTTATTCAGTTCTCTATCTTCAGTAGGGCAGATTGTACTCCATGATAAAAAATTTCATGTAGACACTAAAATATTTTCGCAAACCGATTCAGGCGCACTGAAATTAGATATTTATTACAGTGGCAAAATAACAGAAACTAAGCCAACAGTACTTTTTGTATTTGGCGGAGGTTTTGTAATGGGGCGCAGAGACAGCAAGTTATTTGATCAATACTTTAACGCTTTAATAGCGCATGACTATAAAGTAGTTTCAGTTGACTATCGACTAGGTCTTAAGGGCAAGAAATTCCCCAGCCCATTTAATACTTCTAATTTAAAGGCAGCTATTGATACCGCTACTGCAGATGTTTTCGACGCGACAGCTTATCTGATCAAAAACGCAAAAGAACTCGGTATCGATACGGCTATGATCATCCTATCAGGATCAAGTGCGGGTGCTATTACGGCACTACATGCCGATTATAACAAGCGAAATGCGACAGCGTTATCGGCTAAACTTCCACCGCATTTTCAATACAAAGGCGTAATTTCTTTTGCCGGCGCAATATTAAGTTATCATGGCGCCCCCAAATATGCCATAACTCCAGCACCTACCATGCTTTTCCATGGTACAGCCGATAAACTTGTACCCTATAACAAAGTGAGATTACTTAACAGGGGCTTTTTTGGCTCCAAGTATCTTGCACGCACTTTCAGTAAAAACGGGTACCCTTATTACTTTCAGTATGTGCAAAATATGGGGCACGAGATAGCTGGTTCACCGATGGTTGAAAACCTGCCAGATATTTTGTGGTTTATAGAAAATTACATCATTAAACAAAAACGCTACTTTATGGAAGTAGACTTTAAAGATGCCGACAAAAAACCTACTTTTAGCATACCACCTGCTTTAAAAAAGAGGTAG
- a CDS encoding Gfo/Idh/MocA family protein: MEEIRWGIIGCGDVTEVKSGPAFNKVNNSKLVAVMRRDAKKAADYARRHQVPKWYDNASQLINDPEVNAIYIATPPLQHEAYTIEALKAGKPVYVEKPMTLDAKAAQRMTDAANKLNVKLCVAHYRRAQPMFLKVKELLATHTIGDIRLVRLKMLQSPNPTLIAKTADNWRINPAISGGGLFHDLAPHQLDLMTYYFGAVKNAMGIATRQQENTEVDDLVVGNILFQNGVVFTGSWCFSVATQDLADVCVIYGSKGQINFPMFGNKITVTANETEEFIFEPLQHVQQPMIEKVVNYFLGKGENPCSGEDALITMKLMDDFTRK, encoded by the coding sequence ATGGAAGAAATCAGATGGGGCATTATTGGATGCGGAGATGTGACTGAAGTAAAAAGTGGACCAGCTTTTAATAAGGTAAACAACTCCAAACTTGTTGCTGTAATGCGCCGCGATGCAAAGAAAGCTGCTGACTATGCCAGGCGACACCAAGTGCCTAAATGGTATGATAATGCTTCTCAACTAATTAACGACCCGGAGGTGAATGCCATTTACATTGCTACACCACCCCTACAGCACGAAGCTTACACTATTGAGGCTTTAAAAGCCGGCAAGCCAGTATATGTAGAAAAACCCATGACTTTAGATGCCAAAGCTGCTCAACGCATGACTGATGCCGCCAACAAATTAAATGTGAAGCTTTGCGTAGCTCATTACCGCCGGGCTCAACCCATGTTTTTGAAAGTTAAAGAACTATTGGCTACACATACCATTGGCGATATCCGTTTAGTCCGTTTAAAAATGCTCCAATCGCCGAACCCCACGCTTATTGCAAAAACAGCCGATAATTGGCGGATCAATCCGGCCATTTCTGGTGGTGGTTTATTCCATGATCTGGCTCCGCATCAATTAGACCTGATGACTTATTATTTCGGCGCTGTGAAAAATGCGATGGGCATTGCCACCAGGCAGCAGGAAAACACCGAGGTGGATGATCTGGTTGTGGGTAATATCCTGTTCCAAAACGGAGTTGTTTTCACTGGTAGCTGGTGTTTCTCTGTAGCAACACAAGATCTGGCTGATGTTTGTGTAATTTATGGTTCAAAAGGTCAAATCAATTTCCCTATGTTTGGCAACAAAATTACGGTTACTGCCAATGAAACAGAAGAATTTATATTTGAGCCTTTACAGCATGTACAACAACCTATGATTGAAAAAGTAGTTAATTATTTTTTAGGTAAAGGAGAAAATCCATGCAGTGGTGAAGATGCACTAATAACCATGAAGTTAATGGATGATTTTACGCGGAAGTAA
- a CDS encoding glycine-rich domain-containing protein — MMKPEYITILPDEREVNYADDPLWQRIYAYSPDNEDFAIPFSRKLAVTEGWTRRFTLLAIAEYKRFVYLCCISQNGASPSVVVDKVWHMHLLYTVEYWEKFCPLVLGRNLHHYPNVGGIVEYNKHQDWYLETLKLYLFIFKENPPPDFWRIPKNILPYLLDKKDATSSQNCKKSFYNRIIGIIIRRFQFLNNFRIMTDKERKKIV, encoded by the coding sequence ATGATGAAACCTGAATATATCACGATATTACCTGATGAAAGAGAGGTAAATTATGCAGACGATCCTTTGTGGCAACGAATTTATGCCTATTCGCCAGATAATGAAGATTTTGCAATCCCTTTTTCACGCAAATTAGCAGTTACCGAGGGGTGGACAAGGCGGTTCACTTTATTGGCGATAGCAGAGTATAAGCGTTTTGTATATCTCTGTTGCATATCGCAGAACGGGGCATCGCCTTCTGTTGTGGTTGATAAGGTATGGCATATGCACCTGCTATATACGGTAGAGTACTGGGAAAAATTCTGCCCATTGGTTTTGGGTCGGAATTTACATCATTATCCCAATGTGGGTGGGATTGTAGAATACAATAAACATCAGGATTGGTATTTGGAAACATTAAAACTTTATCTGTTTATTTTCAAAGAAAATCCTCCTCCTGATTTTTGGAGAATACCTAAGAATATTTTACCATATTTATTAGATAAGAAAGATGCCACCTCTTCACAAAACTGTAAGAAATCGTTTTACAATAGAATTATAGGCATCATAATACGTAGATTTCAGTTTCTCAATAATTTTAGGATTATGACAGATAAAGAGCGAAAAAAAATAGTATAA
- a CDS encoding peroxiredoxin family protein: MKRIILFTALAVVLSLQTKAQKGLKEGDKAPMFSGVDQNGKTVSLKSAVKAHRSVVLFFYRGQWCPYCNKHIKELQDSLNLLSGKDAYVIGVTPETKENIDKTIKKTNAGFSILQDKDDEIMKAYNVNFVMDEATFTKYKGYGINLEDNNGNTRHTLPVPATYIIDRSGKIKYVHFDPNYQKRASVKLLLSKL; this comes from the coding sequence ATGAAAAGGATTATCTTATTTACAGCGTTAGCTGTTGTATTATCGCTGCAAACAAAAGCACAAAAAGGTTTAAAGGAGGGTGATAAAGCGCCTATGTTTAGCGGAGTTGACCAAAACGGTAAAACCGTGAGTTTGAAAAGTGCAGTTAAAGCGCACCGTTCTGTTGTACTGTTTTTTTATCGCGGTCAATGGTGCCCATACTGTAATAAACACATTAAAGAGCTGCAAGATTCTTTAAACTTATTAAGTGGAAAAGATGCTTACGTGATCGGCGTTACACCCGAAACGAAAGAAAACATTGATAAAACCATAAAAAAAACAAATGCTGGCTTTTCTATCCTTCAGGATAAAGACGATGAGATTATGAAGGCCTACAATGTTAATTTTGTTATGGATGAAGCTACCTTTACCAAATACAAGGGCTATGGTATAAATTTAGAAGATAACAATGGGAATACCCGACATACTTTACCCGTTCCTGCAACTTACATTATCGATCGTTCAGGGAAAATTAAATATGTTCATTTCGACCCAAACTATCAAAAAAGAGCCTCGGTAAAACTTTTGCTTTCTAAACTTTAG
- a CDS encoding zf-HC2 domain-containing protein, whose amino-acid sequence MTSALRNIIYNCKQATFLIEKRIAGKITAAETLQLHIHLAGCSVCKIYQRQSILINKLFVGFENGDFKLDKAFKKTLTEKIEKEINKN is encoded by the coding sequence ATGACGAGTGCGCTGAGAAATATAATCTATAACTGTAAACAAGCTACTTTTTTGATCGAAAAAAGAATTGCCGGAAAAATTACCGCTGCCGAAACACTACAATTGCATATACACCTGGCAGGCTGTTCGGTATGCAAAATTTATCAGCGGCAGAGTATATTGATTAATAAGTTGTTTGTAGGTTTTGAAAACGGCGATTTTAAACTGGATAAAGCCTTTAAAAAAACATTAACGGAGAAGATTGAAAAAGAAATCAATAAAAATTAA
- a CDS encoding sigma-70 family RNA polymerase sigma factor encodes MQNETDKEYAVKSHYSDPLSWVEKYADYLYGFAMSRLRDEDVAKDLVQDTFLAGLQRLDGFEGNSKEKTWLTAILKNKIADFYRKQSAINLKIINVEDERQDFFDAESGHWTEKDYPRAFGLEVGNPLMMKELSSILNECLAKLPGLWFSVFSMKHMDDLASELICNELKLTAANFWVIMHRTKLNLRACLQKKWN; translated from the coding sequence ATGCAAAACGAAACGGATAAGGAATATGCAGTCAAGAGCCATTATTCAGACCCACTAAGCTGGGTTGAAAAATATGCCGATTACCTCTATGGCTTTGCCATGTCGAGATTAAGGGATGAAGATGTGGCCAAAGATCTGGTGCAGGATACCTTTTTGGCAGGTTTGCAGCGATTAGATGGTTTTGAGGGCAATAGTAAGGAAAAAACATGGTTAACAGCCATCCTTAAAAACAAGATTGCCGATTTTTACCGAAAACAATCTGCTATTAATTTAAAGATAATAAATGTAGAAGATGAACGGCAGGATTTTTTTGATGCGGAATCAGGACATTGGACTGAAAAAGACTATCCGAGAGCATTTGGCTTGGAGGTAGGCAATCCTTTGATGATGAAAGAGCTGAGTAGCATATTGAATGAATGTTTGGCCAAACTTCCCGGATTATGGTTCTCGGTATTCTCGATGAAACACATGGATGATCTGGCCTCCGAGCTAATCTGTAACGAACTTAAACTCACTGCGGCTAATTTCTGGGTAATTATGCACCGCACAAAACTTAACCTGAGGGCCTGCCTTCAAAAAAAATGGAACTGA
- a CDS encoding XdhC family protein — protein MKEITDIIKAYQKATKEKKKTALATVVKVEGSSYRRPGARMLITEDGQLTGAISGGCLEGDALRKALSAIVQQENKLITYDTTDEDDAKFGVQLGCNGIVHILFEPIIETDDLNPIAILTALQSKRENAVLVTLFSLADKLQLGTSMLFRNKPILSKIPKSISDEAIKDIQKVSENKLQHLRSMNSAVNRLMPFWSLSNLQFH, from the coding sequence ATGAAAGAAATTACCGATATCATAAAGGCATATCAAAAGGCAACGAAAGAAAAGAAAAAAACAGCCCTCGCAACAGTAGTTAAGGTAGAAGGTTCTTCTTATCGCAGGCCAGGTGCCAGGATGCTGATTACTGAAGATGGCCAATTAACAGGAGCCATTAGCGGCGGTTGTTTAGAAGGCGATGCCTTACGGAAAGCACTTTCGGCAATAGTACAGCAAGAAAACAAACTCATTACTTACGATACTACAGACGAAGATGATGCCAAATTTGGTGTACAGTTGGGCTGCAATGGCATTGTACACATTCTGTTCGAACCCATTATAGAAACGGACGACTTAAACCCCATCGCTATTTTAACCGCTTTACAAAGCAAAAGGGAAAACGCTGTATTGGTTACACTTTTTTCGTTAGCGGATAAGTTGCAATTGGGCACGAGCATGCTTTTTAGAAATAAACCTATCCTATCTAAAATCCCAAAATCAATCAGTGATGAAGCAATTAAGGATATCCAAAAAGTTTCTGAAAATAAACTGCAACATTTAAGGTCTATGAACTCGGCAGTCAACAGATTGATGCCTTTCTGGAGTTTATCCAACCTCCAATTTCATTAA
- a CDS encoding XdhC family protein, giving the protein MAYLLGWEVTVIDGRPAHATLQRFPNATKVLVSKAENVLPQIQIDGQTAFVLMTHNYSYDLELLKYLLGTNAPYIGTLGPKKKLIRMLDELDLATPINETRVHGPIGLDIGAETAEEIAISILAEIKSVFTGASAIFLKEKKKPIHVYE; this is encoded by the coding sequence ATGGCTTACCTTTTAGGCTGGGAAGTAACTGTGATAGATGGAAGGCCTGCCCACGCCACACTTCAACGTTTTCCAAATGCAACCAAGGTTTTAGTGAGTAAAGCCGAAAATGTGTTACCACAAATTCAGATAGATGGGCAAACAGCTTTTGTACTGATGACACATAATTACAGCTACGATCTCGAACTACTTAAATATCTATTGGGTACAAATGCACCATATATTGGCACACTAGGGCCTAAGAAAAAGCTAATCAGAATGTTAGATGAACTGGATTTAGCAACCCCAATAAACGAAACACGAGTGCACGGGCCCATAGGGCTTGATATTGGCGCAGAAACCGCAGAAGAAATTGCCATTTCTATCCTCGCAGAGATTAAATCCGTTTTTACCGGGGCATCGGCTATATTCTTAAAAGAGAAGAAAAAACCGATCCACGTTTACGAATAA
- a CDS encoding nucleotidyltransferase family protein — protein sequence MKTGIIILAAGNSSRLGRPKQLLDYKGKTLLKTIINEALETNCKPVIVVLGAYAKEIAGQHQHDQINFVINESWKNGMASSIVAGLSTLVKKNSEIESIIIAIADQPFIKMSNFNNLIEKQKETGKNIIASAYNETIGTPVLFKKDYFEALLSLKGSEGAKSILKQYPQDLETVAFEHGGIDIDTETDYNNLISQQ from the coding sequence TTGAAAACGGGCATCATCATATTGGCAGCAGGCAACTCTTCACGTTTAGGAAGACCAAAACAGCTTTTGGACTACAAAGGAAAAACACTCTTAAAAACGATAATAAATGAAGCTTTAGAAACAAATTGCAAACCTGTTATTGTTGTTTTAGGTGCATATGCGAAAGAAATAGCCGGCCAACATCAGCATGACCAGATTAACTTCGTTATTAATGAAAGCTGGAAAAATGGAATGGCCTCAAGTATTGTTGCCGGACTTTCAACCTTGGTTAAAAAAAATAGTGAAATTGAAAGCATCATTATTGCTATAGCTGACCAGCCTTTTATAAAAATGAGTAACTTTAATAACTTAATCGAAAAGCAGAAAGAAACAGGCAAAAATATCATTGCCAGTGCATATAATGAAACGATTGGAACTCCTGTTCTCTTCAAAAAAGACTACTTTGAAGCACTTTTATCGCTTAAAGGGAGCGAAGGGGCAAAAAGCATATTAAAGCAGTATCCGCAGGATCTGGAAACAGTAGCTTTCGAGCATGGAGGAATTGATATTGATACAGAAACAGATTACAATAATTTAATTAGCCAGCAATGA